DNA from Paludisphaera mucosa:
GACCGAGCCGTCGAGCGACGCCCGGGAGAGCCCCATCGTATCGGGCAGGTCGGCCGACTCAAGATGCCGACGCGTGCGGCGGTTCGCGTTTCCCGGAGAGGCCGGCCTGGCTAGCGGCCCAGCACCTTCACCCCGTTCACGAGGTCATCGATGCCGATCGGCGAGCGCGCCGGAAAGCGGCAGTAGGTCGGATAAGGTTCCGTGCCGTCGATGATGAGCTGGCGGCGGTTCGCCTGCCGGTAACCATCGTCGCATGGCTGGTGGCCGGTGACGAACAGGTCGGCGTCGACCATCTCGGCGAAACGGTCGGCGGTCTCGTCCGCGGTGTCGCGGCCCCAGGTCAGGGCGTAAACCGCGCCCCGGCGCTTGAGCGCCTCCGGAGGCCAGGCTTCGGCGTCGAGGACGCCGAGGTCGAGGTCGTCGAGCCAGTCGCCGTCCGGGATCGTGTGGCAGACGAACACGCGATTCGGGGTGCGGACGGCGAGCGGCATGTCGGCGAAGAGCCGCAGATAGGCGTCGTAGATCTCGTCGGCCGCCTCGCCGTAGGAGCGGCGGATTCCCTGGCGGAACCGCTCGTTCAGCGTCCGCCCGTCCTTGCCGATCACCCGGCCGGTCAACTCGGAAAGCTCATGGTTGCCCAGGATGACGTGGACGCGATCGGGATACTGGCACTTGAGCGCGCTGACCACGTCGACCAACCTGTGCGAAAGGTCGGGGCGGTCGTCGTCGTCCTTGATGATCTCGTGGACCAGTTCCTGGAGCACCAGGTGCCGGCCCGGGTTGCGGTCGAGGGCCGACTCGGCCAGGACCCATTTGAAGGTCCTGAGGTTGCCGTGCAGGTCGCCGACGACCATCACCTCATCGGCGTCGAGTCTTACGACCGAGCCGGCGCGGCCGGGCGTACGCCTCGACAGGTCGGCGGCCTTATGGACGGTGGCGAGGATCTTGTTGGGGTCGGCCATAAAAATCAAGGATGGAAAGTGGCTGATCGGATCTCGCAGCGCGGTTCCCGCCCCGATCGGCGTCGTGGCCAGGCGAATCGTCCGAGGAGCATACCGACGCCGACCGCCGCGGCGAAGGAACCGACTTCTTTATACCAGACCGTCCAGGGTTCTTGAGACGCGACGCGTCTCAGCAGCACTCCGTTGCTGGACTCCACCTCGACGACGAAATCGTCATCGGAATGACCGGCGATTTCCTCAGCCAGAGGGATCGGTCTGATTTGGTCGACGCCGCTTCGGTCGATGAACGAGAGTTTGAAGATTCCTGTATCGGAGAGCGCATGGCGACCCACCCGACAATCAAGAATCTGCACGTCTGCTTCATCCATGTCATTCAGTGCGATGCTCTGGTCGATTCCGGGCGGACCGTGGAACAACCTGAGCGACTTCAGCGGCCCGCCCGAGGTGTTGACGATCAGCAGACGACCCTCGAAAAGCTGGGCCGCCAGGCATCCGGGAAGCAGGATCGAGGCGGCGGCTGCGATTAAACCGAAGTGACGGGAATGAGATACGTCGACGCTCATGGCCCGCCTCCCGTCGACGGTTCGACTCTGTCGGCGACCTCCAGAGACCTCACCATTCCGACTCGATCGCGAACTCCCAGTGCTGGAAGAGGGTTTCCAGCTTCTCCTTCAGCTCGACGTGGCGGTCCTGCACGCGCACCGCCGTGCCCGGGTCGCGCCAGGTGGCCGGCTGGCCCAGCTTGTCCTCAAGATCGGCGACCTCGGCCTCGGTCTGGGCGATCTCCTTCTCCAGCTCGACCGCCGGCCGGTAGGAGAACTTCTTCTTGTTCTTCGACTTGCCGTTGGCGGCGGCCGGCGCGGGCCGCGGAGTCGGCGGCGGGGGCGGGGCGGCCGCCGCGGGCTTGGCCTTCTCGGCCTCCTTGCCCCGCTGCATGAGGGCCTGATAAGCCTCGTAGTCGCCCTCGATCACCTTCACCTTGCCGTCGGCCACGACGAGGATCCGATCCGCCACCTTGTTCAGGAAATAACGGTCGTGGCTGACCACCAGGACCGTTCCCTCGAAATCGCGGATCGAGCGTTCGAGGGCGTCGCACGACCAGATGTCGAGGTGGTTCGTCGGCTCGTCCATGACGAGCAGGTTCGCGCCGGTCGCGCACAGGCGGGCGAGCGCGGCCTTGGCCTTCTCGCCGCCCGAGAGCTTGCCGACCTTGCGGAAGGCCTGATCGCCGGTGAGGCCGAAACGGGCCAGGAGCGACCGGACGTCGCCCTCGACCCAGTCGGTGTCGTCTTCCGGCCAGACCGCGCGGATGACCGTCGTGTCGTAATCCAGCGACTGCAGCCCTTGGTCGTGATAGCCGACCGAGACGCGGTGGCCGAGCTTGACCTCGCCCGAGTCGGGCAGCTCGCGGCCGATCAAGGTCTTCAAAAGCGTCGTCTTGCCGGCGCCGTTGGGCCCGATGACGCCCACGCACTGGCCACGCTCGACCGACAGGTTGAGGCCCGAGAACAGGGGCTTGTCGTAAGCCTTGGACAGCTCGCGGGCCTGGATGACGATGTCGCCCGAGCGGTCGACCTCCTCGAATTTCATCACCGGGCCGACGATGTCGCGGATGGTCTCGACCTTCTCGGCCTGGAGCTTGTCGAGCTTCCGCTCGCGGTCGTGGGCCTGCTTGGCGCGCTGGCCCGCCCCGTATTTGCGGATGTAGGCTTCGAGCTTCTCGGTCTTCTCCTCGAATCGCTCGGCCTGGCGTTCGAGGACCTTGGCCCGCTCGGCCCGCAGGTTCCAGTACTGCGTGTAGTTGCCCGGATAGCTCTCGAGCGTACCCTCGTTCAGCTCCCAGATCTTGGTGACGATCTTGTCGAGGAAGTACCGGTCGTGGCTGACCACGATCATCGCGACGGGCTGGCGCGAGAGGTAGTTCTCGAGCCACTCGGTGGTTTCGATGTCGAGGTGGTTAGACGGCTCGTCCAGGAGCATCAGGTCGGGGCTCTCCAGCAATAGCTTGGCGAGCATGAGCCGCGATTGCTGGCCGCCGGAGAAGGTCAATGCGGGCCGATCGTGGTCGGCCGCTACGAATCCCAGGCCCGAGAGGATCTCCTCGACCCGGTAGTCGACGTCGTAGGCGTCCTGGTGGATGATCTGCTCGTGGATCTGGTCGTAGCGGAGGCCGGCCCGCTGGCGGTCGGCCTCGTCCTCGGCCTCGGCCATCTCCTGGGCGGCCTCTTCCAGTTCGCGCTGGAGGTCCAGCAGCGAGGCCAGGCCCTGGCGTGCGACGTCCATCAAGGTCTGATCCGGGGCGAAATCGGGCTGCTGGCGGAGCAGGCTGACCCGGACGCCCGCCCGAGTGTGGACCTGGCCGTACTCCGGCTGCTCGGTGCGGTCGAGCAACTTCATGAGCGTCGTCTTGCCCGCGCCGTTGGGGCCGACCAGGCCGATGCGCTCGCCCGCGCGGACCTCGAACGCGAGGTCGGTGAAGATCGGGTCGCCGGCGTACTGTCGACCCAGGCCCTGGGCGGAGATCAGGATCATGTCATCGATCGTGTGGGAGGAACGCCGCGAGACCCCGTTCAGGGCGTCGGCGGGCCGGCGCGGGGGGCCGGCGTCGAGAGGGTCGCCGCCGAGACGATTCGGCTCCGCGACAGGCTCGATCATACCCCGGCGACGGCCGAGATGACCAGTCGGAACGCGGGCCGGAGCCGGGACGCGGAGCGGGCTCCCCCTGGCGTCGGCGGGGTGAGCCGTTTACGATGACCATCGATCTTCGACGCCGGCCAAAAGGCCCGCGCCGCGATCGCTCCCACGTCGTCGTCCCGTCGCGAAGATGCGGGCGCGACGCGACCGGCCGCTCGGCCGGTCCCATTCGCACCGGGCCCGGACGACCGGGCCGATTCGCTGCAGACCCCCGCCATGACGAATTCGCCCATCGTCCGCCCCGAGTGGACGTCGACCATCGATCCGATCCTCCAGAAAGAGCTGGAGCGTTACGTCCTCGTGACCAACTGGGACGGCCTGCTGGGGATGGTCGACACGGTCTACAACTGGGGCCGGCGTTCGAGCCTCTGGCCGCTGGGCTTCGGCCTGGCCTGCTGCGCCATCGAGATGATCTGCACGGCGTCGAGCCGATTCGACCTCGCCCGGTTCGGCGCCGAGGTCTTCCGGGGCTCGCCCCGCCAGGCCGACCTGATGATCGTCTCGGGGACCGTCACCAAGACGATGATGCCCCAGATCGTCCGGCTCTACGACCAGATGCCCGAGCCCAAATACGTCATGGCGATGGGCGCTTGCGCCTCGGGCGGGGGCCCGTTCAAGGAGGGGTACAACGTCGTCTCGGGCGTGGACAAGTTCCTGCCCGTCAACGTCTACGTGCCGGGCTGCCCGCCGACGCCCCAGGCGCTCATCAACGGCATCATCGCCCTCCAGAAGAAGATCGACGGCGAGACCATCGTCCAGGCGCCCTGGTATCGCGGCGACGTCGAGCGCGACATGCCGATCCCGGCTCTGGGGCCGGACCTCGTCGACCTCCGGACCGTCGAGCTGGCGGCCGAACGCACCGCCCAGGGTCTGATGGAGAAGCGTGAGGCGGGGCTCCCCAAACCCTCGAAAATCCCCGCCCTCCGAGGCGGCGTCGGAGTCGCGGAACCCGCCCCCGCACCCGGCGCCAAGCCTGCCAAGAAGGTCAAACAGGCGATCGCCCGGCCCAGCGCCGTCTGGCTCGGCGACGGCCTGCTGGCCGAGTTGGCCGATCGCCTGAACGCCGAGATCGGCGCGGGGACGGCCGAGATCGTCCAGGCCGGCCTTCTGATCCCGGCCGACAGGATCGTTGCCGCGGCCCTTTTCCTTCGCGACCGGAACGCCATCCGCTTCGACTACTTGGTGAGCCTCCAAAGCGTCCATTACGAGGACTGCATCGAGGTCAACTACCACCTCGACTGCACGGGCAGGCCCGGCTCGCTGGTCCTGCTCCGCGTCCGCATCGCCGAGGCCGAGGGGGTTGGCGAGGTCCCCTCGCTCTACCAGGTCTACCGCGGGGCCGACTTCCAGGAGCGGGAAGTCTACGACATGATGGGCGTCCGGTTCGCCGGCCACCCCGAGCTGAAGCGGATCCTGATGTGGGACGGCTTCGCCTACTACCCGCTCCGAAAAGACTACCTGGAGCCGTATTACGAGGCTCCCACGAAGGTCTTCCCCAGCCGCGTCGACGAGGGTTTCGGCCGACATTTCCGGTCCGAGGAGATCAACCCCCACGGCACGAACTTCAAGGTCCCGCAAGCCTTCACGGACTGGGCGAGCCTGTCGAGTAGCTACGATCCCAAGGGCGAGGCCGTCCCGCCGGGGGGCGTGCAGGTCGAGGAGTTGGAGTCCGACCAGTTCGTCGTCAGCATGGGCCCGCAGCATCCCAGCACCCACGGCGTCTTCCGGATGAACGTCCGGGTCGACGGCGAGACGATCGTCGGCCTCAAGCCGGTGATGGGCTACCTGCATCGGAACCACGAGAAGATCGGCGAGCGGAACACGTTCCTGATGAACATGCCGTTCACCGACCGGCTCGACTACTTGACCAGCATGGGCAACAACTTCGGCTACGCCCTGGCCGTCGAACAGCTCATGGGCGACGAGGCGAAGCCCCCGGAACGCGCCGAGTACATCCGGGTCATCATGGCCGAGTTGACACGCGTCGCCAGCCACATGTGGTCGGTCGGATTCCTGCTCAACGACCTCGGCGCCTTCTTCACCCCGGCGCTCTACGCGATCGAGGAGCGCGAGCTGATCCTCGACCTCTTCGAGTGGGCCTCCGGCAGCCGGATGATGTGCAACTACTTCCGGTTCGGCGGCCTCGCTGCCGACCTCCCGCCGGGCTGGATCGAGCGCTGTCGGGCGATCGTCGAGGACCGCATCGACCGCCGGATCGACGAGCTCGATCGCTACCTCTCGGGGAACGAGATCCTCCTGGATCGGACCAAGGGGGTCGGGATCCTGAGCCCGGAAGACGCCGTGAACTACTCGACGTCCGGACCCGTCCTGCGCGCGTCGAACGTCCCCTATGACGTCCGCCGGGCGGCGCCCTACGGCATCTACGACCGTTTCGAGTTCGCGATCCCGACGGGTCGCCGGGGCGACCTTTACGATCGGTATTACATCCGCATCCTGGAGATGCGCGAGAGCGTCAAGATCCTCAAGCAGGCGGTGCGACAGATCCCCGAGGGGCCGATCATGGCCGGCAAGAAGAGCTACCAGATCAAGGTGCCCGCGGGCGAGGCCTACGGCCGCGTCGAGAACCCCAAGGGCGAGCTGGGGTTCTACGTCGTGTCGGACGGGACCAGCACGGCCTACCGCTATCACGTCCGCAGCCCGAGCTTCATCAACCTGACGGCCCTGGAGCGCATGTGCCTGGGCCACACGATCGCGGACGTCGTCGGCATCCTGGGCAGCCTCGACATCGTCCTGGGCGAGGTCGATCGGTAGGGAAGGGCGGAGTTCCATGTCCATAGGTCAAGGGGTGCTCCGGGGCCACTGGGTCACCCTCAGTCGATTCATACTCACGTTCACGAGGGACTTCCGCGACGGCTTCGCCTTCAAGCGTCGGGCGGGCGGGAGCCTGCTCGTCGACTTCTTCCAGGCCCCGGCGCGGGGCGAGGAGAGGGTCGTCCGACAGGACGCGGCGACCGACGGCCTGTTCACCGTCGAGTATCCGGAGGAGCGTCTCCCCGTCTACGAGCGGTTCCGGATGCTGCCCGTACTCGTGTACGACGACGAGGACGGCAAC
Protein-coding regions in this window:
- a CDS encoding NADH-quinone oxidoreductase subunit D translates to MGPQHPSTHGVFRMNVRVDGETIVGLKPVMGYLHRNHEKIGERNTFLMNMPFTDRLDYLTSMGNNFGYALAVEQLMGDEAKPPERAEYIRVIMAELTRVASHMWSVGFLLNDLGAFFTPALYAIEERELILDLFEWASGSRMMCNYFRFGGLAADLPPGWIERCRAIVEDRIDRRIDELDRYLSGNEILLDRTKGVGILSPEDAVNYSTSGPVLRASNVPYDVRRAAPYGIYDRFEFAIPTGRRGDLYDRYYIRILEMRESVKILKQAVRQIPEGPIMAGKKSYQIKVPAGEAYGRVENPKGELGFYVVSDGTSTAYRYHVRSPSFINLTALERMCLGHTIADVVGILGSLDIVLGEVDR
- a CDS encoding metallophosphoesterase, which translates into the protein MADPNKILATVHKAADLSRRTPGRAGSVVRLDADEVMVVGDLHGNLRTFKWVLAESALDRNPGRHLVLQELVHEIIKDDDDRPDLSHRLVDVVSALKCQYPDRVHVILGNHELSELTGRVIGKDGRTLNERFRQGIRRSYGEAADEIYDAYLRLFADMPLAVRTPNRVFVCHTIPDGDWLDDLDLGVLDAEAWPPEALKRRGAVYALTWGRDTADETADRFAEMVDADLFVTGHQPCDDGYRQANRRQLIIDGTEPYPTYCRFPARSPIGIDDLVNGVKVLGR
- a CDS encoding ABC-F family ATP-binding cassette domain-containing protein, translated to MILISAQGLGRQYAGDPIFTDLAFEVRAGERIGLVGPNGAGKTTLMKLLDRTEQPEYGQVHTRAGVRVSLLRQQPDFAPDQTLMDVARQGLASLLDLQRELEEAAQEMAEAEDEADRQRAGLRYDQIHEQIIHQDAYDVDYRVEEILSGLGFVAADHDRPALTFSGGQQSRLMLAKLLLESPDLMLLDEPSNHLDIETTEWLENYLSRQPVAMIVVSHDRYFLDKIVTKIWELNEGTLESYPGNYTQYWNLRAERAKVLERQAERFEEKTEKLEAYIRKYGAGQRAKQAHDRERKLDKLQAEKVETIRDIVGPVMKFEEVDRSGDIVIQARELSKAYDKPLFSGLNLSVERGQCVGVIGPNGAGKTTLLKTLIGRELPDSGEVKLGHRVSVGYHDQGLQSLDYDTTVIRAVWPEDDTDWVEGDVRSLLARFGLTGDQAFRKVGKLSGGEKAKAALARLCATGANLLVMDEPTNHLDIWSCDALERSIRDFEGTVLVVSHDRYFLNKVADRILVVADGKVKVIEGDYEAYQALMQRGKEAEKAKPAAAAPPPPPTPRPAPAAANGKSKNKKKFSYRPAVELEKEIAQTEAEVADLEDKLGQPATWRDPGTAVRVQDRHVELKEKLETLFQHWEFAIESEW